One Pseudomonas sp. HOU2 genomic window carries:
- the odhB gene encoding 2-oxoglutarate dehydrogenase complex dihydrolipoyllysine-residue succinyltransferase produces MAIEIKAPTFPESVADGTVATWHKKPGDAVKRDELIVDIETDKVVLEVLATADGVLGAIVKNEGDTVLSDEVLGSITEGGAAAAAPAAAAAPAAAAAAPAAAEGEDDPVAAPAARKLAEENGINIASVAGTGKGGRVTKEDVVAAVAAKKAAPAAAPSKAAAPAAAAPVFAAGDRVEKRVPMTRLRAKVAERLVEAQSNMAMLTTFNEVDMTEVMALRSKYKDLFEKSHNGVRLGFMSFFVKAATEALKRFPAVNASIDGADIVYHGYADIGVAVSSDRGLVVPVLRNAELMSLAEIEGGIATFGKKARDGKLSMEEMTGGTFTITNGGTFGSMMSTPIVNPPQAAILGMHNIIQRPMAINGQVVIRPMMYLALSYDHRLIDGKEAVTFLVTIKNLLEDPARLLLDI; encoded by the coding sequence ATGGCTATCGAGATCAAAGCCCCCACTTTCCCGGAATCGGTTGCCGATGGCACCGTTGCCACCTGGCACAAAAAACCGGGCGACGCCGTCAAACGTGACGAACTGATCGTCGACATCGAAACCGACAAGGTCGTACTGGAAGTGCTGGCTACCGCCGACGGCGTGCTGGGCGCAATCGTCAAGAACGAAGGCGACACCGTTCTGTCCGACGAAGTCCTGGGCTCCATCACTGAAGGTGGTGCTGCTGCGGCTGCTCCAGCCGCCGCTGCTGCTCCGGCCGCTGCTGCCGCTGCCCCGGCTGCTGCCGAAGGCGAAGACGATCCTGTTGCTGCTCCGGCTGCGCGCAAGCTGGCTGAAGAGAACGGCATCAACATCGCTTCCGTTGCCGGCACCGGCAAAGGCGGTCGTGTGACCAAGGAAGACGTGGTGGCTGCTGTTGCCGCGAAGAAAGCCGCTCCAGCTGCTGCACCTTCCAAGGCTGCTGCTCCAGCCGCTGCTGCTCCTGTGTTCGCCGCTGGCGACCGCGTTGAAAAACGCGTGCCGATGACTCGTCTGCGTGCCAAGGTTGCCGAGCGTCTGGTAGAAGCCCAGTCGAACATGGCGATGCTGACCACCTTCAACGAAGTCGACATGACCGAAGTCATGGCCCTGCGTTCGAAGTACAAGGATCTGTTCGAGAAGTCCCACAACGGCGTACGCCTGGGCTTCATGTCGTTCTTCGTCAAGGCGGCCACCGAAGCGCTGAAACGCTTCCCGGCAGTCAACGCTTCGATCGACGGCGCGGACATCGTCTACCACGGCTACGCCGACATCGGTGTTGCCGTTTCCAGCGACCGTGGCCTGGTTGTGCCGGTTCTGCGTAACGCCGAGCTGATGAGCCTGGCGGAAATCGAAGGCGGCATCGCCACGTTCGGCAAGAAAGCCCGTGACGGCAAACTGTCGATGGAAGAGATGACCGGCGGTACCTTCACCATCACCAACGGTGGTACCTTCGGTTCGATGATGTCGACCCCGATCGTCAACCCGCCGCAGGCAGCGATTCTGGGCATGCACAACATCATCCAGCGTCCTATGGCCATCAACGGTCAGGTCGTGATCCGTCCGATGATGTACCTGGCACTGTCCTACGATCACCGTCTGATCGATGGCAAAGAAGCTGTGACCTTCCTGGTGACCATCAAGAACCTGCTGGAAGATCCGGCTCGTCTGTTGCTGGATATCTGA